A genome region from Hevea brasiliensis isolate MT/VB/25A 57/8 chromosome 9, ASM3005281v1, whole genome shotgun sequence includes the following:
- the LOC110643983 gene encoding TORTIFOLIA1-like protein 4 isoform X1: MSPEKRSPPTPASTANDLKHRVITCLNKLSDRATLSLATTELESIAKNLNHDSFFPFLNCIHNTDSSSKSPVRKQCVNLLTLLSNSHGNSLSPHLSKMISTVTRRLRDPDSAVRSACVEATSAMSSQITKPPFSTLSKPFIELLTLEQDFNAQVGASMCLAAAIEAAPEPEAEHLRKVLPRLGKLVKGEGFRAKAALLTVIGNIIGVGGASSKGVLDWLVPCLLEFLSSEDWAARKAAAEALGKVTLAEKELSKEHRVACLSSLESRRFDKVKAVRETMNRTLELWKEVPGVSDQVSVSSQSKSSSVAPDNAIGECFPSDSDDSHEVGFKSPQPKKTVPANRSPQFDSSSVTTTRKQNPVKSKNDNSKTAMSCKMDHKKTSAWKTEIVLSHDAGCGDDIKRCSYGVSESREDANNEKCRPEAKLVLCSRIREDKQHKLGGLRSRSRVVPFNDDDNRYNKDVEVNNPNEEFFENNKDIEDLSLICDQLMQIENQQTNLLILLQRFIGSSQHGINSLETRVLGLEMALDEISYDLALSSGRIPNTDSADNTCCKPPGAEFLSSKFWRRTEGRYSTSRFSSPGSMQSPHAARNIYGKDASSETFNANSQRFQHQNRSGFILNPLANVRSVGKRNLGFYSSQMSNNIIQEDGQAQKANLAQ; the protein is encoded by the exons ATGTCTCCCGAGAAAAGATCTCCACCTACTCCTGCTTCAACCGCCAACGATCTCAAGCACCGAGTCATCACCTGCCTCAACAAGCTCTCCGACCGTGCCACTCTCTCTCTCGCCACCACCGAGCTCGAGTCCATCGCCAAGAACCTCAACCACGACTCCTTCTTCCCTTTCCTCAACTGCATTCACAATACCGATTCCTCCTCTAAGTCTCCCGTTCGCAAGCAATGCGTCAACCTCTTGACCCTCCTCTCCAACTCCCACGGCAACTCCCTCTCTCCCCACCTCTCCAAAATGATCTCCACCGTCACTCGCCGCCTCCGCGACCCTGACTCTGCAGTCCGATCCGCCTGCGTCGAGGCCACCTCTGCTATGTCCTCGCAGATCACCAAGCCGCCGTTTTCTACTCTGTCAAAGCCGTTTATTGAGCTATTAACGCTTGAGCAGGATTTTAATGCTCAGGTCGGTGCCTCCATGTGTTTGGCCGCCGCTATTGAGGCGGCGCCGGAGCCAGAAGCGGAGCACTTGAGGAAGGTGTTGCCGAGGCTGGGGAAGTTGGTGAAGGGCGAGGGATTTAGAGCGAAGGCAGCGCTGTTGACTGTGATCGGGAATATCATTGGCGTTGGCGGCGCTTCGAGTAAGGGCGTGTTGGATTGGTTAGTACCATGTTTGCTGGAGTTTCTGAGCAGTGAGGATTGGGCAGCCAGAAAGGCGGCGGCGGAGGCGTTGGGGAAGGTGACCCTAGCGGAAAAGGAGCTATCGAAGGAACATAGAGTAGCGTGCTTGAGTTCTCTGGAGAGCAGGAGATTTGATAAG GTGAAGGCGGTTCGGGAGACTATGAATCGTACCTTGGAGCTGTGGAAGGAAGTTCCTGGAGTCTCTGACCAAGTTTCAGTATCATCTCAATCTAAATCTTCTTCAGTAG CACCAGATAATGCTATTGGTGAATGTTTCCCTTCTGACTCGGATGATTCTCATGAAGTCGGTTTCAAATCTCCTCAACCAAAGAAAACAGTCCCCGCAAACAGGTCCCCCCAATTTGATTCTTCGTCTGTGACCACTACCAGAAAACAAAACCCTGTAAAGAGTAAAAATGACAATTCAAAGACAGCAATGAGTTGTAAAATGGACCACAAGAAAACCTCTGCCTGGAAAACTGAAATTGTTCTATCTCATGACGCTGGCTGTGGAGATGATATCAAAAGGTGCAGTTATGGAGTTTCGGAATCAAGGGAGGACGCAAACAATGAGAAATGTAGGCCAGAAGCAAAACTTGTCCTGTGCAGTAGAATCCGAGAAGATAAACAGCACAAATTAGGTGGTTTGAGATCTAGGTCGAGGGTGGTTCCATTCAATGATGATGATAACCGTTACAACAAAGATGTTGAGGTCAACAATCCCAATGAAGAATTCTTTGAGAACAATAAAGATATTGAGGATCTGTCTTTGATTTGTGACCAGCTTATGCAGATTGAAAACCAGCAAACCAATCTATTAATCCTTCTCCAG AGATTTATTGGGAGCTCCCAGCATGGGATAAATTCTCTGGAGACACGTGTTCTTGGCCTGGAGATGGCATTGGATGAAATTTCATATGACTTGGCATTATCAAGTGGAAGGATTCCTAATACTGACTCTGCAGATAACACATGTTGCAAACCTCCTGGTGCAGAATTCTTGAGTTCTAAGTTCTGGAGGAGAACAGAAGGTCGGTATTCTACTTCAAGGTTCTCTTCACCTGGGAGCATGCAATCACCTCATGCTGCACGAAACATTTACGGTAAAGATGCCAGCTCCGAAACATTCAATGCAAATAGCCAAAGATTTCAGCATCAAAATAGGAGTGGATTCATCTTGAATCCATTGGCTAATGTTCGCAGTGTGGGAAAGAGGAATTTGGGGTTCTATTCAAGTCAAATGTCAAATAACATAATCCAAGAAGATGGACAAGCTCAAAAAGCCAACTTGGCTCAGTAA
- the LOC110643983 gene encoding TORTIFOLIA1-like protein 4 isoform X2 has product MSPEKRSPPTPASTANDLKHRVITCLNKLSDRATLSLATTELESIAKNLNHDSFFPFLNCIHNTDSSSKSPVRKQCVNLLTLLSNSHGNSLSPHLSKMISTVTRRLRDPDSAVRSACVEATSAMSSQITKPPFSTLSKPFIELLTLEQDFNAQVGASMCLAAAIEAAPEPEAEHLRKVLPRLGKLVKGEGFRAKAALLTVIGNIIGVGGASSKGVLDWLVPCLLEFLSSEDWAARKAAAEALGKVTLAEKELSKEHRVACLSSLESRRFDKVKAVRETMNRTLELWKEVPGVSDQVSVSSQSKSSSVDNAIGECFPSDSDDSHEVGFKSPQPKKTVPANRSPQFDSSSVTTTRKQNPVKSKNDNSKTAMSCKMDHKKTSAWKTEIVLSHDAGCGDDIKRCSYGVSESREDANNEKCRPEAKLVLCSRIREDKQHKLGGLRSRSRVVPFNDDDNRYNKDVEVNNPNEEFFENNKDIEDLSLICDQLMQIENQQTNLLILLQRFIGSSQHGINSLETRVLGLEMALDEISYDLALSSGRIPNTDSADNTCCKPPGAEFLSSKFWRRTEGRYSTSRFSSPGSMQSPHAARNIYGKDASSETFNANSQRFQHQNRSGFILNPLANVRSVGKRNLGFYSSQMSNNIIQEDGQAQKANLAQ; this is encoded by the exons ATGTCTCCCGAGAAAAGATCTCCACCTACTCCTGCTTCAACCGCCAACGATCTCAAGCACCGAGTCATCACCTGCCTCAACAAGCTCTCCGACCGTGCCACTCTCTCTCTCGCCACCACCGAGCTCGAGTCCATCGCCAAGAACCTCAACCACGACTCCTTCTTCCCTTTCCTCAACTGCATTCACAATACCGATTCCTCCTCTAAGTCTCCCGTTCGCAAGCAATGCGTCAACCTCTTGACCCTCCTCTCCAACTCCCACGGCAACTCCCTCTCTCCCCACCTCTCCAAAATGATCTCCACCGTCACTCGCCGCCTCCGCGACCCTGACTCTGCAGTCCGATCCGCCTGCGTCGAGGCCACCTCTGCTATGTCCTCGCAGATCACCAAGCCGCCGTTTTCTACTCTGTCAAAGCCGTTTATTGAGCTATTAACGCTTGAGCAGGATTTTAATGCTCAGGTCGGTGCCTCCATGTGTTTGGCCGCCGCTATTGAGGCGGCGCCGGAGCCAGAAGCGGAGCACTTGAGGAAGGTGTTGCCGAGGCTGGGGAAGTTGGTGAAGGGCGAGGGATTTAGAGCGAAGGCAGCGCTGTTGACTGTGATCGGGAATATCATTGGCGTTGGCGGCGCTTCGAGTAAGGGCGTGTTGGATTGGTTAGTACCATGTTTGCTGGAGTTTCTGAGCAGTGAGGATTGGGCAGCCAGAAAGGCGGCGGCGGAGGCGTTGGGGAAGGTGACCCTAGCGGAAAAGGAGCTATCGAAGGAACATAGAGTAGCGTGCTTGAGTTCTCTGGAGAGCAGGAGATTTGATAAG GTGAAGGCGGTTCGGGAGACTATGAATCGTACCTTGGAGCTGTGGAAGGAAGTTCCTGGAGTCTCTGACCAAGTTTCAGTATCATCTCAATCTAAATCTTCTTCAGTAG ATAATGCTATTGGTGAATGTTTCCCTTCTGACTCGGATGATTCTCATGAAGTCGGTTTCAAATCTCCTCAACCAAAGAAAACAGTCCCCGCAAACAGGTCCCCCCAATTTGATTCTTCGTCTGTGACCACTACCAGAAAACAAAACCCTGTAAAGAGTAAAAATGACAATTCAAAGACAGCAATGAGTTGTAAAATGGACCACAAGAAAACCTCTGCCTGGAAAACTGAAATTGTTCTATCTCATGACGCTGGCTGTGGAGATGATATCAAAAGGTGCAGTTATGGAGTTTCGGAATCAAGGGAGGACGCAAACAATGAGAAATGTAGGCCAGAAGCAAAACTTGTCCTGTGCAGTAGAATCCGAGAAGATAAACAGCACAAATTAGGTGGTTTGAGATCTAGGTCGAGGGTGGTTCCATTCAATGATGATGATAACCGTTACAACAAAGATGTTGAGGTCAACAATCCCAATGAAGAATTCTTTGAGAACAATAAAGATATTGAGGATCTGTCTTTGATTTGTGACCAGCTTATGCAGATTGAAAACCAGCAAACCAATCTATTAATCCTTCTCCAG AGATTTATTGGGAGCTCCCAGCATGGGATAAATTCTCTGGAGACACGTGTTCTTGGCCTGGAGATGGCATTGGATGAAATTTCATATGACTTGGCATTATCAAGTGGAAGGATTCCTAATACTGACTCTGCAGATAACACATGTTGCAAACCTCCTGGTGCAGAATTCTTGAGTTCTAAGTTCTGGAGGAGAACAGAAGGTCGGTATTCTACTTCAAGGTTCTCTTCACCTGGGAGCATGCAATCACCTCATGCTGCACGAAACATTTACGGTAAAGATGCCAGCTCCGAAACATTCAATGCAAATAGCCAAAGATTTCAGCATCAAAATAGGAGTGGATTCATCTTGAATCCATTGGCTAATGTTCGCAGTGTGGGAAAGAGGAATTTGGGGTTCTATTCAAGTCAAATGTCAAATAACATAATCCAAGAAGATGGACAAGCTCAAAAAGCCAACTTGGCTCAGTAA
- the LOC110643970 gene encoding glycosyltransferase family 92 protein RCOM_0530710, which translates to MMDSEQRRKRKRINKPYANFFSVKSLTVCLSFFFLLLFISSDRSPIRTGSFRPVLSVPTSLSLLPTRLALVRDSFDTRSLSLMVEDRVLLPDHLLLIVSSKLRNNENFYCVYYSSFNSLSSVNVFVKPALSVDEYREDKSIVRCQLPPMNFSAVVDLRRTWEAKEGDGLSRGNAAVAVPSWDRVVYEAILDFNTAVVFVKGLNLRPHRESDPTQFRCRFGLTNFDKNEGFVFTTKATAAAQEVIRCLMPRSVRRNPEKAQGIRVTVSRVDAGEDAIDGPLPSVAKVYSTNLQRQRSYSRKKYELCACTMLWNQASFLGEWIVYHAWLGVERWFIYDNNSDDGIQEVIDELNLQNYNVSRYAWPWTKAQEAGFSHCALRARSECKWLGFFDVDEFFYFPRHRGQDMQGQNSLRTLVANYTNSPIYAEIRTICHSFGPSGLTSAPSQGVTVGYTCRLQAPERHKSIVRPELLDVTLLNVVHHFRLQRGYRYLNVPESTAVVNHYKYQVWDTFKAKFFRRVSTYVTNWQEDQNKGSKDRAPGLGTVAIEPPDWRLRFCEVWDTGLKDFVLANFADTATGLLPWERSPF; encoded by the coding sequence ATGATGGATTCTGAGCAACGTCGCAAGCGGAAGCGAATAAACAAACCCTACGCCAACTTCTTTTCAGTTAAGTCTTTAACTGTTTGCTtgtctttcttcttccttcttctcttcatttcttCAGATCGCTCGCCTATTCGTACTGGGTCGTTTCGTCCAGTGCTTTCTGTACCCACGTCCTTGTCGCTTTTGCCAACCCGTCTAGCGCTAGTTCGAGATTCCTTTGATACTAGATCCCTGTCTTTGATGGTGGAAGATAGGGTCTTGTTGCCTGACCACTTGCTGCTAATTGTTTCTAGTAAACTCCGTaacaatgaaaatttttattgtgtttacTATAGTTCCTTCAATTCTTTGTCTTCTGTGAATGTGTTTGTAAAGCCGGCTTTATCTGTTGATGAGTATCGTGAGGATAAGTCCATTGTGAGGTGCCAGCTTCCGCCGATGAATTTTTCTGCCGTCGTTGACTTGCGGCGGACGTGGGAGGCAAAGGAAGGTGATGGGCTGTCACGGGGTAATGCGGCGGTGGCGGTTCCTTCTTGGGATAGAGTGGTATATGAAGCGATATTGGATTTTAACACAGCCGTTGTGTTCGTTAAAGGATTGAATCTTCGTCCACACAGGGAATCAGATCCAACCCAATTCAGATGCCGCTTTGGTTTAACTAACTTTGACAAGAATGAAGGATTTGTGTTCACTACTAAAGCAACTGCGGCTGCACAAGAGGTTATTAGGTGTTTGATGCCGCGAAGTGTTAGGAGGAATCCGGAGAAGGCTCAGGGGATTCGAGTCACAGTTAGCCGGGTTGATGCTGGTGAAGATGCCATTGATGGGCCTCTGCCTTCTGTGGCGAAAGTTTACAGCACCAATTTGCAGCGGCAGAGGAGTTACAGTAGGAAGAAGTATGAGCTCTGTGCTTGTACAATGCTGTGGAACCAAGCCTCTTTTCTCGGGGAGTGGATTGTCTACCATGCTTGGCTTGGTGTTGAAAGATGGTTCATCTATGACAACAATAGCGATGATGGAATTCAGGAGGTGATTGATGAGCTTAATTTGCAGAACTACAATGTTAGTAGGTATGCTTGGCCTTGGACTAAAGCACAGGAGGCTGGTTTTTCGCATTGTGCTTTGCGAGCAAGGAGTGAATGCAAGTGGCTGGGATTCTTTGACGTGGACGAGTTCTTTTACTTCCCTCGTCACCGTGGACAAGACATGCAGGGTCAAAATTCACTACGAACTCTGGTTGCGAATTACACGAATTCACCAATATATGCAGAAATTAGAACAATTTGTCACAGCTTCGGACCATCTGGTTTGACCTCAGCTCCATCGCAGGGAGTAACTGTTGGGTATACTTGCAGGCTTCAAGCTCCTGAACGGCACAAATCTATTGTGCGTCCAGAACTCCTAGATGTAACCCTTCTCAACGTGGTGCATCACTTCAGATTACAGCGTGGATACAGGTACCTGAATGTGCCTGAAAGCACAGCTGTAGTGAACCACTATAAATACCAGGTGTGGGATACTTTCAAAGCCAAGTTCTTCAGGCGAGTTTCTACATACGTTACTAActggcaagaggaccaaaacaaaGGTTCAAAAGACAGAGCACCTGGATTAGGGACTGTGGCCATAGAACCTCCTGATTGGCGGCTACGGTTCTGTGAAGTTTGGGACACTGGTCTTAAGGATTTTGTCTTGGCCAACTTTGCTGATACTGCAACTGGGTTACTTCCTTGGGAGAGGTCTCCTTTCTAA